Genomic DNA from Chaetodon trifascialis isolate fChaTrf1 chromosome 19, fChaTrf1.hap1, whole genome shotgun sequence:
AAGAAACTGCATGATTTGCATTGTCTGTAACACATATGTTGTTGCTGGGGTTTGTAATTATGAGACATTCATTTTTGATTTATTCAGAAATGTAAATTTCTCACACTGTGTACAAATAAGATGGCCATAATAAAAAAGCAACTTGTTTAATTTTAAGTTACTGCTGACCAATACACAACACCTGATTACACGAATGTGCCCACACCTACAAGCATACATGACAGAGCATAGCAAGAAAATTCCAAGAGTTGGTTGGAAACATATTTGCAATATTTGGAGGCCAGGTGAACAATAAGACTTCTGATATGGACCTCTGATCTGACAGATATGGTAGGTAGAATAGTGATATGGTAATATCATtagtacatccatccatccatccattgtctatacccaactatcccttctcggggttgtgggggggctggaacctatcccagctgtcaacgggtgagaggcgtggtacaccctgaaccggtcgccagccgatcgcagggcaacacaatCACACCTAcaggcaattttagagtcaccaatgaacctaatgagcatgttttttgtctgtgggaggaagctggagtgcccagagagaacccacgcatgcacaggaagaacatgcaaacttcacacagaaaggccccgcccgacccgaGGATCGAAccgacgaccttcttgctgtgagggacgcgcactacctgctgcgccgtGCCGCCCATTACTGCATACactataaaataaataaattgctgTCAGAAATAGTGAGTAATGTAACACATTTCCTctactgtatactgtacataaagGACAGATGATCAATCCCTTCTGTTTTAATCAGTCCAACTTTATATAGGCAATGTAATAGCTTTCGTCTATTTTCTTGACTTTTACAAGAGTAACTACTACTGATTTTGTGGTGGGCTCTGAAGTGCTGCCAAAACGCAAGTGACCTACACTCATACTGTGCTTGGACACATCCTGTGTATACACTTAagatgctgctgtcctctgcaaTTGTGCTGCTCATGCTACTCGTCCTGAGTCGCGAATGTTCAAAAGAAGAATTatgtcacagctgtgacaaGTGCCATTCAAATCAAAGCCTGCTGtaatgctgcagcagagcataCCTTGTGTTCTCCATTAAAGTGTTATCAAGATTTTTCAAAACAGATGATTATTAGGATTTAACTTGTTTATTGCTTGTAATTTGTTGCTGCATGATGCTGCACTATTTTGATGTATAGAAAATATGAAGCTGAGACATATTGAACTTTGCGCCTGAGTGGTCACAATGTGGACTGCATCCCAAACACAAGACACATTCAGTATGAGAGATATGTGCCAACCAGACAAATGAAAAGACATATTGAAAAAAGTGCGTCTTATCTAATTAAGGTCTTCAGAACTTTTATGCACATACAACCAGAGACTAGTACCTCTGAGCAGTATGTCCAGCATGGAGACATTGATGTCTTTGGAGCTCCTCTCTTTGTTCTCCACAGAGcgacagagctgctgtgctgcctgGACAATGCTCTGCTTCCCATCCTCAGGAGACAACACCTTGACAGTGGGCCTGCAGGACACCACTGACAgccatacacagacagacagacagacagattacacaatttgtcatttggtaGATGcttttgtgatatttcagttttttatttttaataaatttgcaaaaatttctaaaaaaaagaaaaaaaaaccctttttcactttgtttttatgGGGTGTGTAGATTGATGAAACCAAAAaggaatttaatccattttggaaaaacactgtaacataacaaaatgtggggaaagtgaaGGGGTGTGAATACTTTCCAAatgcactgtgtgtatgtatgatgCAGCCTcgataaatatataaatatgtacagtgcttaacaaatttattagaCCACCATCCAAAGTAAGGTTTATGCCACAGCTGCCCTAAATTAAAAGCATTGGTCAttaccaaaatcattttttatatttctgtaatGGTTAATACACCAATATGTAGAAGCTCTTTAAACCAAatatttttaatgctaaaatataattattattgttatccatGAATTTTCAAATTTACTGATTTACAACAAGACCGTCTACCATAACATCTTAGTGCATCATGGAATCCCTTCTGGACTGAATCTGATTGGCCGTGGGTTCATAtaccaacaagacaatgaccccaagcatccttcaaagctgtgcagagagTATCTGATCAAAAAAAAGGAATCTGGTGTATGGAACTGATGGActggccaagtcaaagtccGGATTTGAATCCCATTGAACAAATTTGGGATTTAGTAGATTCAAAGATTGATCGCACAAAAGTTTCATCTAAAGCAAGTCTGTGGGAACAGCTAGAAACTATTTGGAACTCAATAACAAAAGAGACTGTCAAAAAGTCCATAAAAACAATGCCAGCAAAAATGCAAGCTGTTATCAAGGCCAAAGGAGGCCAtacaaaatattgttttttggttattatgtatgaaaaagGACTATTTAAGacatttcagtttatttgccaaataaataacagtaaaatttttagttttaaacaagtttttgaaagagttctaaaatatttatatttggTGGTCACTGTTTAGTCATGTGTAAaaacttatatatatatatatatatgtatatataggtgtgtgtgtgtgtgtgtgtgtgtgtgtgtgtgtgtgtgtgtgtgtgtgtgtgtgtgtgtgtgtgtctgtatatatacatacatacatacatatgtgtgtctgtgtgtgtatacacacacacagacacacatacatacatacatacatacatacatacatacatacatacatacatacatacgtacactcctgatcaaaattttaagaccAGTTGAAGAATTTACATCTTACACTGTTGGATCTTAAGAAGATTCTAAgtagagcttcaaaatgcaaaaagaagaaatgggagtgacacaaaaaaaaatttgagtaagcaatttattgcaaacaagtattaaactgaaataggctgttcatcagctgatcaaaagtttaagaccatacctcaaaaaaaaccccaaacccccttaaaatagaaataaaattttcaaaaaaggaCTCAGTAATGAGTAGCTGCGCAATTGTTGTTAATCACCTCAAAAATTTGTTTCGGCATGCTAAGTCCTTACCATGTTGCTGGTGTTTGTCACTGCCACTACTGAGGAACTCCACGTTGGTTTTGGATCCGTCTACACCCAGCAAGTCTTGCTGCTGCCTTACTATCTCCTCCAGCATACGGTTGTTCTTCTGGAAAATACCTGAGGGAAGAGAACAATGAGGGTGATAAGCACATCATTCAATccagaataaaacattttatcattGATTTCAATAATGTTGGAGAAGAACGTAGCAAAGGCTACAAGCGGAACCAGAAACATTACAGGTCTGACTACGTAGCTGTGGTTAGATAGGAAAAGGTTCTTTCTTCGTTCAAATGGAATCACTTTAAGTAATAGTTCCCATAAAAACTACACAAGTACTAAACAAAAGGATTAGGTGTTCTGCTCACACACAATCAGAGAGGACAAAACCAACATGTGCAACACTGACTCCAACTGTCAACCAAGAACACACATAAAAGATGTACCAGTGTTGAGAACTTGGCACTAATATAAGTTTACTGCTATACCTCCATAGTTACCTTCTTTTATCAGTTCTAGTCTCAACTCGAACTCAAGTCATTGAGGGGAAGTTATTAGGCGGCTGCGGCTCAAGACACGGTCATCCAACAATCAGGAGatcggtggttcgatccctggcctcggcagtccacatgccgaagtatccttgggcaagatactgaaccgCAAAAACTGCCCCCAATGTTGTGCAATCAgcgtgtgaattcatatgtacgtcgtTTTGGATGAAAGTGTCAGCCAAATGACTAACTGGAATTGGAATTTTATTGAGCAGTACCAGTTCTAgtaaatatcaaatattcaAAGATGGTTGGCCCTGAGAGAGATGCCTCACCTGCAGGCACTGACTGCAACAGGACAATGTTAAAGAGGagagtatttttacttaattCAAAGGTGTGAGCATGCACAGCACAGAACACAAATATTTAGAATCTGATCAATAGATTGACATATATATTGAACAAAGGTTGTGCTGAAATCCAGGATCATGtacatacatgtgtgcatggCCTTACATCTCATCTATGAGCCTCTAGAAGAGGCTGGAATAAGTTTGGGTCCCATATTTCAACAGAGAAATCATTTAGACCCAAGTAATAAATATCAGATTTTGGTCCAGGCCCAATAATATAGTAATATAGGCATTTAGGcatttctctttcctctgaCACACTGTATGTCTGAGGCACACAATGTGTAACAAACTAATATAACCTTTCCAGTCATATGACattatgatatgatatgaaatgatatgatatgatCGTTTCCTTCTTGTAAAATTATGGTCAGATGAGTTATGAAACACTACGAAAGCCAGACAAACCTATCTAAACCAAACTAATCAAACACAAAAGGGTAACTGCAAACGATTGACAAAAGTGATATGTGCTCACTTCTGGAAAAAAACTGCAGTTATACACACTTCTGtagatttaaacattttcagatgGGAGAATATatttcagacagaaatgaaaactCCGACATGAAGGCAGTCGCTCCTCTGTCTGTTGAAAACgtgaattttcttttcttctaaCCCCTGCTCAACTCACGAGATTTGAAATTGTTGAGGGCTGACATGAAAGACCAGTCAGTAGCAGAAACAATATCATTACGTTAAATTTGATGTTTTACTGAAAGGTAAATTAAAGAGCTGCGTGACCTTATTGAGCTCATgtaaacagcagagacactgacgGTAAGACTGGCCTTGCCAGTTAGGATAACAGTTCAGTGAAGTGTAAAATGTTTACCGTGATTATCATAGACGCTGACATAAGATATACCGACAGCCATACACCAGACTACCAGGTTTGCTATGTCCGTATAGCTGGGCTCTTCTTCCGCAATCAAAAGGCCAACATGGACCGGCAGTTTCTCCAGAGACCTGCCATCAGACAGCCACCGTGACATGCGACTGCCAGAGCGTTTTCCAGTCACCGGGTTAACGCTAGAATCAGAGTTATGGTTTAACTTCTTCTGATGGCCGGGGAACCCAGCTAGGGCTAGAGGCAGTAGCAGAGCTGCGATCGCCCGCTCCCACAGCCGGCCCTTCCAGCTTCGAAACCGTACACGGATCCATGAGAAGAGCGCCCTGTTGACGTGTACCAGAACCAGCAATAGCCGCCATAAGAAACCGTACAGTAGCGCCATTAGTGTCCTTGATCCTTCAAAGCAAATTCTTAAGGAATAGCGGTCAAAATCGGCAGTACAGGAGCTTTACCCGTAGCCAAATCAGTAACGGCGTTGCCTATAGTTCAGTACGCCTCTCGccatcttcctctctccgtggcaacctctgaccTGTGAACCCCCAGCGTGTTACACGTAGCACTCTGATTGGGCAATGTAAGAGTGACGCGCTGCAGCGCTGTGCTGTGCAAGAGTTGCGACCATAGTTTGCGACACTCCCAGAGACTGCTGATGGAACGCGGAAGTAACTCGTGGCGGTGGgcatagatatacatagaaaggctagatagcttttttttttttttttattattgataGTGTCCACCACACAATATATAcattacaatatatacaaacaccagtgtatataaaaatatacaatatatacaaatgtacatatatacataaacatttagggtacctgcaaaactaattaaacatgttaaaggattcacaaatgtccaGAGTCTTCAttgctcttttgtcttttacacTGTGTAAGAAGGTCATATAAAACTGTACTTCCTTTATAAACTGCTGTATTGTTGGAGGTTTTTGACTCCACTTGCACTTGTGAATATAATACTTGCCATACAATATAAGTAAATTCAAGATGTAACTCTTTCGATGTTCGCTAGAACTattttcataaaaaaataaaacatccttttctctcagccaAATATTGGAACCAGTCTGTACATTGTAGAACTGCTCTACTTTTGACCAAAATAtttgacaacaaacacattcaaaaaataaatggCAGATAGTTTCTGTCTCATGgttacaaaacacacagtttctctccacGACTCACAAATCTTACAACAACATGATTCGTTGGGTaaattaaatgtaatattttgaAGGCTACTtccttgattttatttgttacaaaaaaaattCTGATCGAACGTTCATACAGATTTCCATTCAATGTTTTCAAATTTTGAATTCCAGATGGATTTTGACTGAGGGGTTGAGGTTTGGTGGTACAATTTTCTAATATGTTTATTGGTACATTTGTTACTTATTAATTGTACTCCACCAACAGAAAGTTTTGATGAATATTGTGtgttctcctcccctcccccttgcAGAAGTGTCAGCAGTCCAGTAGGAATTGCATCAAAAACTATTGCATATTCTTTAGGAGTGACAGGGATTTTATATTTCGTTAGGAATTCTGTATAGCTGTACAGGTGTCTGTTTCTATTTAataattgtgtgacaaatataATGTTGTTTCCCACCAAACCATCAAGaaacaatgttttatttttatatttgatgTCTTTATTGTTCCAGATTAAAGATCTGTGTGGAGAGAAACTGTGCTTGTATATCATTAACCATGACATTACCCACCCAGCAAAAATTGGTTGAAAAGACGTTGAAAAGACATCATTTCCATACGTTGAAACAACGTTTAGATTAGGTTGAAAAGTGAAAGGTGAAAAGCCGTCATTTTCAGGTCGTTGAAAAGACGTCTCAATAAAGACGTCCCTTTGCTGTCTAAATTAGGTTTGCAAAGTAAACGTAATTTCAACCTATGAATTAATGATACAATCATAAATTCACGACTGAATTTTTACCCTAAAAAAATGAGACGATTCACAAAAAAAgtatcaataaaacatttattgttCTCACATGGACTTTGAGAACCTGACTTCTTACATAAACACTTGCAAAACTTTTTAAATCTGCCACAAAACGCcccccaaaacaacaacaaaatgatcATACATCcagaagaacatgaagaaataaaactgGTGTGGACTGATGAACTCAGAAACAATCGAAGTTCCTCCCTGAAATTTCCtcttcactgcagcactgcGAACATGAGGCAGGTTATGtttacttcatcacattttgacatgaaCAGCACTTATTGTGTATTTGAAGTCTGAGCTCATATATTTTCTAAAGAACATTTGCAAGCAGTTACTTTTTTACACATCCAgtgcaacattatcattcatttggagttgtgtttgtcacctgacaaatgtccaatacagtGCCTGATTCTTGGTGTGCATCCCAATACTACCATTAGGCCTACTAAGTAATATTAATAGCAGTGGGTCATTGAGGGCATTAAGCCAATCAGTCACCTTTGTCCTTTTCTGGCCAGTGACTGCTGAGTCACTAGTTGCTACTGTCATTGCGTGGCCCACAGATGAACATGCAGCACCTGGTCGACGGTTCAGTTAATTTGAAGCAAAAATACCAATACACAAATATCTGTTTAACAATTACCCGACTTTCGGT
This window encodes:
- the nus1 gene encoding dehydrodolichyl diphosphate synthase complex subunit nus1, which codes for MALLYGFLWRLLLVLVHVNRALFSWIRVRFRSWKGRLWERAIAALLLPLALAGFPGHQKKLNHNSDSSVNPVTGKRSGSRMSRWLSDGRSLEKLPVHVGLLIAEEEPSYTDIANLVVWCMAVGISYVSVYDNHGIFQKNNRMLEEIVRQQQDLLGVDGSKTNVEFLSSGSDKHQQHVVSCRPTVKVLSPEDGKQSIVQAAQQLCRSVENKERSSKDINVSMLDILLRESKNIPDPELVVKFGPVDSTLGFLPWHIRLTEFISLPSHRNISYEDLFCALQQYGACQQRLGQ